The genomic DNA ACGATTTTAGCGTGGCTTCTGTCTCGTTCAGGCGGAGGTTGCTCCTGTTCAAACCGAGGGCGTAATGAAAAAAATAACACTGGTATGGCAGATTGTTATTGGTCTTGCACTTGGAATCATTGTGGGCTGGTATTTCAATACGCACCCCGAGTATCAGCAGTGGGTCAGCCATGAAATCCTCAAGCCGCTTGGCGATATTTTTATCAAAATGATGAAAATGGTCGTGGTGCCGATTGTTTTCTGTTGCATGATTCTGGGCATAACCGGAAGCGGTGACAATAGGTCGTTCGGGCGAATGGGCGTGAAAGCGCTCGGCTATTTTTTTACCGTAACGGGAGTGGCTATCGTCTTTGGACTGGTGCTGGCTAACATTATTTCCCCCGGCGAAGGCACCAGTATTCAGGGAATGGCGCACGGCGACGGGCACATGAAGATGGAGCCGGCGCGTGGCGCTCTGGTTATTCTGCAGAATATTGTGCCTGATAACCTGTTTGTCGCGCTTTCTGAGGGCAAACTCCTGTCAGTCCTGTTCTTTGCCGTGCTGTTCGGTCTGGCGCTTAATGGCCTTCCACGGAACAAAACGGCACCCATCCTCGGCGTTCTCCAGAGCGTATCCGATGGCATGTTCAGGGTGGTGTCGATCGTCATGGCATACGCGCCGGTTGGCGTGTTCGGCATGATTGGTGCCACGGTGTCCACGTTTGGTTTTGCCTCCCTTTTGCCGCTGCTCAAGCTAATTGGCACCGTCTATCTGGGGCTGATTTTATTTGCCGTGATTGTGCTGGGCGGGATCTGTGCGCTGATCGGCGAAAACGTTTTTAAGCTGATAAAGCATTTTCGCCAGGAACTGGTGCTGGCATTTTCAAGCGCCGCTTCTGCAGCGGTGATGCCCCAGCTGATGTACAAGCTCGAACGTTATGGCGTACCGGGGCGGATCGTCAGCTTTGTGGTGCCC from Pantoea sp. Lij88 includes the following:
- a CDS encoding cation:dicarboxylase symporter family transporter codes for the protein MKKITLVWQIVIGLALGIIVGWYFNTHPEYQQWVSHEILKPLGDIFIKMMKMVVVPIVFCCMILGITGSGDNRSFGRMGVKALGYFFTVTGVAIVFGLVLANIISPGEGTSIQGMAHGDGHMKMEPARGALVILQNIVPDNLFVALSEGKLLSVLFFAVLFGLALNGLPRNKTAPILGVLQSVSDGMFRVVSIVMAYAPVGVFGMIGATVSTFGFASLLPLLKLIGTVYLGLILFAVIVLGGICALIGENVFKLIKHFRQELVLAFSSAASAAVMPQLMYKLERYGVPGRIVSFVVPVGYAFNLDGASIFLGVATIFVAQLYGIDLTLMQQVILVVTMVLTSKGAAGVPGFAILILSATLASAGLPLDAVALIAGIFRIIDSGTTTLNVLGNVVAPLVINRWEKEPLSFEGSQPDLNKR